A region of Thermoleophilia bacterium DNA encodes the following proteins:
- a CDS encoding VanW family protein, which produces MTVDGKVTTTSVPRRVNYRRQRRRSLRFKILLGLGCLIALLVIAVLAEAGVSYGRVHSGVYVNGVDLGRMTENEAVAALASHVRRAQSSPIRLVAGEKSWEIMPADAGAKMDVAGAVARAMQVTRESNAFVNLYRRWKLYFTSVDLPLAGSVDEQKLDSVIARIAAELDVPPVNASLVIEGTEVKVVGGDKGQAVDRAALKAELEKILLSLHTTEVAIPLVTVEPDVSVEDHQLALDQAQTMVSAPVTLVHGDKSWVLRPEAIAAAVQFVSEVRDGVPTLVPRLSAAKLADFFVEVEPAVAKEPVNASFDCDQKKAWVVPGQPGEKLDPEATTQALMEAALKKTNRVAKVAVTEWEPDLTTEEAEAMGIKDLLASYETEPYYGSSNRQHNVRITTKYAENVILAPGEVYDFEKVVGPRTPERGYKTAPGIVGEGIMEDVFGGGICQVSTTLFNAALEAGLEILQRHNHSLYIDHYPPGRDATIAPPKNLRFRNDTAHYIWIRGWSDGVHTRFNIYGTYDGRKVKITFSGFTFGQARTEETVVDPSLRPGQTKVIRSGQSARSCSVTRIVTMPDGTILHNGPEVFRSYYPMFSRLIAVPPSTTTCTTLPSSSTTGTIPTSTTNGASTTTTAATTTTTAAASTTTY; this is translated from the coding sequence ATGACTGTAGACGGCAAGGTGACCACTACAAGCGTGCCAAGAAGGGTGAACTACAGGCGCCAGAGGCGCCGCAGCCTACGCTTTAAGATTCTGCTTGGCCTCGGTTGTCTAATCGCATTACTTGTTATCGCAGTTCTTGCTGAAGCCGGAGTCTCCTATGGGCGGGTCCACTCAGGGGTATACGTTAACGGGGTGGATCTCGGCCGGATGACCGAAAACGAGGCGGTGGCCGCTCTTGCCTCACACGTAAGAAGAGCTCAGTCAAGCCCCATACGTCTTGTGGCTGGCGAGAAAAGCTGGGAAATCATGCCGGCTGATGCCGGAGCAAAGATGGATGTCGCCGGAGCCGTTGCTCGCGCAATGCAGGTCACCCGCGAGAGTAACGCGTTTGTCAACCTTTACAGGCGTTGGAAGCTCTACTTTACCTCTGTCGATTTGCCTCTGGCAGGTTCGGTAGATGAGCAAAAGCTTGACTCCGTGATCGCCCGGATTGCGGCCGAGCTTGACGTTCCGCCGGTGAACGCCTCGCTTGTCATCGAGGGGACAGAGGTAAAGGTAGTGGGAGGAGACAAAGGTCAGGCTGTGGACCGCGCGGCTCTTAAGGCCGAGCTAGAGAAGATTCTCCTTTCGCTTCATACCACCGAAGTCGCTATACCTCTTGTGACCGTAGAGCCTGACGTATCAGTGGAAGACCACCAGCTGGCGCTAGATCAAGCGCAGACGATGGTGAGCGCGCCGGTCACTCTGGTGCATGGCGATAAGTCCTGGGTTCTTCGGCCTGAGGCGATTGCTGCTGCGGTCCAGTTTGTGTCCGAAGTCAGGGACGGTGTTCCCACCCTAGTTCCTCGTTTGTCGGCGGCAAAGCTGGCCGACTTCTTTGTCGAGGTAGAGCCCGCGGTGGCTAAGGAGCCGGTCAACGCCTCGTTTGACTGCGACCAAAAAAAGGCCTGGGTAGTTCCGGGCCAGCCAGGGGAGAAACTGGACCCCGAGGCGACCACGCAGGCTTTGATGGAAGCAGCGCTTAAGAAGACCAATCGGGTAGCTAAGGTGGCGGTTACGGAGTGGGAGCCCGACTTAACTACTGAAGAAGCTGAAGCCATGGGGATCAAGGACCTTCTGGCCAGCTACGAGACCGAGCCATACTACGGGAGCTCTAACCGTCAGCACAACGTGCGTATCACCACCAAGTACGCCGAGAATGTGATCTTGGCCCCCGGAGAGGTGTATGACTTCGAGAAAGTGGTAGGTCCGCGGACTCCTGAACGCGGGTATAAGACAGCTCCCGGAATAGTGGGCGAAGGAATCATGGAGGATGTGTTCGGAGGCGGAATCTGCCAAGTATCGACCACTCTGTTTAATGCAGCGCTTGAGGCTGGTCTTGAGATACTGCAGCGGCACAACCACTCGCTTTACATCGACCACTACCCGCCGGGTCGTGATGCCACTATTGCACCACCCAAGAACCTACGCTTCCGTAACGATACCGCTCACTACATTTGGATTCGCGGTTGGTCGGACGGAGTTCACACTCGCTTCAACATTTATGGCACCTACGATGGGCGCAAAGTAAAGATCACGTTTAGCGGCTTTACTTTTGGGCAGGCGCGTACCGAAGAGACAGTGGTTGATCCGTCACTACGTCCTGGGCAAACCAAAGTGATTCGGTCGGGTCAGTCGGCTCGCTCTTGCAGTGTTACCCGCATAGTCACCATGCCGGATGGCACTATTCTGCACAACGGGCCCGAAGTCTTCCGTAGCTACTATCCCATGTTCTCCCGCTTGATTGCGGTTCCACCGTCTACCACCACCTGCACCACCTTGCCCTCGAGCAGCACGACTGGGACTATTCCCACTAGTACCACTAATGGGGCTAGCACGACCACTACTGCCGCCACAACCACGACGACAGCTGCTGCGAGTACCACAACCTACTAG
- a CDS encoding OsmC family protein, with protein MDLEVFFPGNKKVHVRYKGFVIETDQPVRAGGDETAPTPFDLFLASLAACSGVYVLSFLQQRGLSTDGAGLVLRTERDPETKMVTKITTEVKLPADFPEKYREAVLRAVEQCTVKRHIQNPPAFETVVTVG; from the coding sequence ATGGATCTGGAAGTCTTTTTCCCCGGCAACAAGAAAGTGCACGTGCGGTACAAGGGTTTTGTCATCGAGACGGACCAACCGGTAAGAGCTGGAGGCGACGAAACAGCACCTACTCCCTTTGACCTTTTCCTCGCCTCGCTGGCCGCTTGCTCCGGAGTTTACGTGCTCTCTTTTCTACAGCAGCGCGGACTGTCCACTGACGGAGCCGGACTCGTTCTGAGAACCGAGCGCGATCCGGAAACCAAAATGGTTACCAAAATCACTACTGAAGTGAAACTGCCGGCTGACTTCCCCGAGAAGTATCGTGAGGCTGTGCTGAGAGCAGTCGAGCAGTGCACGGTCAAGCGTCACATCCAAAACCCGCCCGCGTTTGAGACAGTGGTTACAGTAGGCTAA
- a CDS encoding DUF1015 domain-containing protein gives MAAWVQKEGASFLETAVPFRAWRYSPAAGDLNLLVAPPYDVIGPELLAELYERSPYNVVHVDLGMTQPGDNDQENRYTRAAQELLAWKQSGIIQQDPEPTVTFVEEVFVGPDGRPGVRHGFLALMRLYEFEEGVVFPHERTLSGPKEDRFRLMQTTRMCLSPVFLLYDLPSDDITAAWKAGPGQTPPVSVLTDSEGTVTKLWPTAERRLLATIKEALRGARLIIADGHHRYETALRYRRTQQELTAPASERREAASPANTPTELGRQQASGGGQRPAWEYVLAYFVNMSDPGLAIYATHRLLHGLEPQQVASLPERLGKFFVVERLGGSNPQAAIADFLATHRRLAFGLWGPDLGPAYGLRLIDSTVARRAAPGHSAAYQQLDVTVLETLILGETLGITSCDLAAERYVAYVKELNEAFERLKRHEFQIGFFLNPTGIDQVKEVAFAGERMPQKATFFHPKLPTGLVFHDLTGFV, from the coding sequence ATGGCAGCATGGGTACAAAAAGAGGGAGCGAGTTTCTTGGAGACGGCAGTTCCTTTTCGCGCCTGGCGATATTCACCAGCGGCTGGAGATCTCAACTTGCTGGTTGCCCCGCCATACGACGTGATCGGACCGGAGCTCTTGGCAGAACTTTACGAGCGCAGCCCTTACAACGTGGTTCATGTCGACCTAGGAATGACGCAGCCGGGCGACAACGACCAAGAGAACAGGTACACGCGGGCAGCCCAGGAGCTCTTGGCATGGAAACAATCCGGAATCATCCAGCAAGACCCAGAGCCCACTGTCACTTTTGTGGAGGAAGTTTTTGTCGGCCCAGACGGCAGGCCGGGAGTGCGGCACGGCTTTCTAGCTCTCATGCGGCTCTATGAGTTTGAGGAGGGCGTCGTCTTCCCCCACGAGCGGACCCTGTCTGGTCCAAAGGAAGACCGTTTTCGCTTGATGCAGACAACCCGAATGTGCCTGAGCCCGGTGTTCTTGCTCTACGACCTTCCTAGCGATGACATCACTGCTGCCTGGAAAGCCGGTCCTGGCCAGACCCCTCCCGTTAGCGTGCTGACCGACAGCGAGGGCACCGTGACAAAGCTCTGGCCCACCGCTGAGCGCAGGCTTCTTGCAACGATTAAAGAAGCTCTTCGCGGCGCGCGCCTGATCATTGCAGACGGCCATCACCGCTACGAAACAGCCCTTAGATACCGGCGCACCCAGCAGGAACTGACAGCGCCGGCCAGCGAGCGGCGGGAGGCAGCGTCGCCAGCCAACACACCCACGGAGCTTGGCCGACAGCAAGCCAGCGGAGGGGGCCAGCGGCCTGCTTGGGAGTACGTTCTTGCGTACTTTGTAAATATGTCCGACCCTGGGCTTGCTATCTACGCCACTCACCGGCTACTCCACGGGCTTGAGCCCCAACAGGTGGCCTCGCTACCAGAGCGCCTGGGCAAGTTCTTTGTCGTTGAACGGTTAGGTGGCTCTAATCCACAGGCAGCCATCGCCGACTTTTTGGCAACACATCGCCGCCTGGCTTTTGGTCTATGGGGTCCAGACCTGGGCCCTGCCTATGGGCTTAGGCTTATTGACAGCACAGTTGCACGGCGGGCAGCGCCCGGGCATAGCGCTGCTTATCAGCAACTGGATGTGACCGTACTAGAAACACTCATCTTAGGCGAAACCCTGGGCATCACTTCTTGCGACCTGGCCGCAGAACGGTACGTGGCGTACGTGAAAGAACTAAACGAAGCTTTTGAGCGGCTAAAGAGGCACGAGTTTCAGATTGGCTTTTTCCTTAACCCCACTGGGATAGACCAAGTCAAAGAAGTGGCCTTTGCCGGGGAGCGCATGCCGCAAAAAGCAACCTTTTTCCACCCCAAGCTGCCTACGGGCCTGGTGTTTCACGATCTGACTGGATTTGTCTAA